ggtgtctctcAAGGTCGGCATGTACGGTAGAGGGGTTTACGGGACAAGCTCTACCtctatagaagtctatgagaaaatgactctacttctctcttgatttattccctcagtaaacattgtaaacatgagtttatggtctcaatctctagtttcaagtcttcttcaatacagcatgatgttcatttagtaaatgatgctccatttagagtcaaacagaccataaagcaggggatgctttagggcggggctacacactgattgacaggtccacaccagagacgtatacggcgtctctacgtcactcctcctcagtccatatatggtcacttcctgttcacaggttgcaaaaaacaacatggcgacggccataaTTGCCGAACTCGAGGCGTGAAAACATCCAataaccaatgagtgacgtcaccatgactacatctccttcttatataaagtctttggtttcaaatgtttaaatcgGACTCTTGAAGCTTCTTAAcagtttctctgtttgtttagGGAAGCTGGGCTCGGAGGAGGAGACCAAAGAGGAGTTCAGGATGGAGAGAGAACCTCCAGCTACACATGAAGAAGGTACATCAAGTTTCTTTTTTACCCCATTGAAATAGTTCTTAAGTGGACAGGTGAGCCTAACGTTGACTTGATGGTGCTACACATCAAACCTCTTTATTTACGTCTTTATTTACTtaatgagtttgtttgttttggggttGAATCATGTTATCGGACATATTTTTAGGTGTTTTATCACCTAACTTCCTGTCAAATTTCCCAGAAAGCAACAAGAGGTTTGGTTGGaaatagattttgtttttaatgttttaatattcgctgtttttttaaatgtttcttcatAAGGTTTTGTTTTAACACGACTTCCTGTCCGTCCCTCTCGTCTCCAGGCAGCAACTCGTCGGTGAAGATGTCGGAGCGAACGAGCAGCGGTCGGGACAAGGAGAGAGAGCGGGAcaaggagaagggagggagcGAAGGAGGAGCGGCAtcaggagggggaggagcaggaggtggtgctggaggaggaggcgctggaggaggaggaggcgccggaggaggaggaggggcgaAGGAAgcggagaagaggaagaggagtcgAGCGGCAGAGAAGCTGCTATCGTCCTCCAACCCGGCGAGTCCGGGAGGGGCCAAGAGGAGACGCACCTgagaggaggacggagagagagagacaatgtgagaggaggagagagagagacagacagctgcaGTCAGAgtgacgaagaagaagaagaatctgaAGTCACGGGAGTCAAACCTGCGAGCTGCGTGTCACGTGACCGTCTGATCGCCGCGCTGCGAACaggccggaggaggaggaggaaggggaggagctTCATGTTGACTTGTTCTGCTCCTTCACTCAGCCTGGTGATGCTGAGTGATTTCTGACCGCAGACAAAGTGATGCAGCAGAACCACGGAgatcctctttttgtttttattattcttcCACTCATTCTTCTTCAAAACCAGGttcctacattacccacaatgcaactcgacCGCCAACGACTTTTTTTGCCACCTATAGTAACTACCGTCATTGATGATCCAtgttgtcagatacagatccctttgttgttggatgatagcagctggtctacaaggatccagactattaattttttttccaccgtcccaaaaataatttcattgctctgaagtcagtaaaccatcaaaatactaaatgttatacttttactctgttatagtaatttatagtgggtttttttcttaataaaaacacacaattcaaatgataaggaaataaaagattgtatttttatggattaaaacagatctatTCATTAGTAgtgttaatgatgtgttataatcttagagctcgtgttaggaagttaaacatcataattcatctctaatatctattttatattaatgtgaaaacatcttcaaactactggatttattctagtttatcaccaactctacattttacagattacattgaacacatcatgataacattataatttaccttcagacaatactcattttcactgaacagagcctgaacgcatcataatgtaactgaacagaaCCTCTGTTCATTAACCGTTAgcagtgctgctaacgttactagctctcctcctgttagcggtgctgctaacgttactagctctcctcctgttagcggtgctgctaacgttactagctctcctcctgttagcggtgctgctaacgttactagctctcctgttggtttaaacacagattggttgtttacaatgtaacatcatcagagatcagagactagaaaagcataaatgacgtcctgatctcatgttttactgaatattggaggataacgatcgtcagtaaaactttatttgacACGGTTAACGTTTAACTGTGGATTAATTTAAGGTTTGCATGTGTGAAGAACCGTGAGGGGGATCAGTACCGATCATCAGCGGTAGCTAGTTAGCGGCTAACGTAGCCTGGAGGTCTCACTTCTCTTTCGCTCCTCTggatttctttacttttcttctaAACTTGTAGTCCTTAACCGGATCAAGCGACCGTTTCAAAGGCTATCAGCTGATTGGATGGTCGTTATCAGAGGTTCTGATGCTTCTGACGGGTTCAAACTCCACCGACCACGTTGTGAATGTGAAACTTAAGgttgtgaattgaaacaaaacgtCCTGGCttggttttaaaaagaaaagatttaggATGGGGTTTGGTGAAATAAGACACTAACAGTggtctccagggtgaaagtcCCTCCTCACCGCCCTCACCGGACTTCCTCCTTCGTCATAATTACTATGACCACTGTAAGATATGATGAAACCGTCTCAACCAATCAGCAGCCTTCCTCTGACTGTCCATGAGGCCGATCAATCAGCTGCTATCAGTGGACATTTATCAGACGTCTCAAGTCTTTATTCTACTTGAACACCTGGAGACACGCTGAGCTGGTTTACATCCTGGTACTTTGTCTCTGTGGCTGCATGAAGACGAGTTGACTCCTCCCACCCGAGCGCCTAAAGACATCATcaaacctgtttttatttacagaatCAGTTAGATCTTTGTGTTAAAGGTCAACGTgatcataaacataaacatcaatATGAAgttgtgctgtttttattatatttgacaGGTTTTATTGAGACTGTTTGAAAggctttttattgtttgactGTTAAACATATTGCAATAAAtctctgttgtattttttatttttcctaaatagattttttttaaagtttattgagtatttttttgtgtgttccttttcttcttatttCCTGACGCCGATGGTCACATGACTGGGGGAAatctcaaacaggaagtgatcgCTTTCATCgtcacactgtaaaaataaaacgttcccttttcatttttattgttaatttattgATGTTTGAGGCTGTTTGTGTCATTAAAGATGAACTCAGATCGGTTTGGTCTCCTCTCATTCCTCAACAGAAAGAAAcctggaaagtaactaagtacatttttaattccagtacaattttgaggtacttatacttTCATTTGttatactactttatacttctataaGTACTTccctacatttatctgacagctttactGACTTTACAGATTTTCTGTTCCTATTAATAATAGGAAAAGAAAActatatgtaaaaatgttattttgtaaagtgagaacttttgatactttaaggaAATGTTgctctgaatatttttttcatgtacaaTTTTGAATAAAGGACTGTATTTGAACgttctcaattttttttaataagtagAAGATTTGACTTCCATGTTTaacaattaaatattatatactCAAAGTGCTAGagatgtaaaaatatgaatgcagaGTAATCAGGTTCATTaagaaacaataaagaaataaagttatatgaaaaacagtttattctggacatttaaaaaaaaggattattgttaattatttaaattttttattatattatttaaatcattttttgtgctccatgttgtattttatatctttgtatttttctaaataatattagcatggttttgtttttttcattattttattattgttactttttctctttcagttgAAGGTGGAACCTTTGACCCTTTTGACCTCTTAtcaaacatttctctttttttcattatctagTTTTTATTCACTCTTATGTTTTTGTgcaaaatagaaatatatgatCAGATCTAATTGTCAATTCTCattattttgttcatgttaATCCTCCAGTCTTCATACATTAGTTTAGGCTTTAGGCTGAGTTTCAGgatattttagtttattacatttataacatagttatacaaaataagaattattaataaaaaccgatataaatgttaaatgttgtcaGCTCAAAATCATACAGCCCGTTGGACCTTTATTGTGAATGTTTAATCAGTGAAACTTGAATCTCTCCTGTTAGAGCTGCAGTGTGTCCATGTGGACACCAGGGGGCGCCGTCCTCCTGCTgtgagaccaaaccagagctaaagCTGCTGAGTGTCActtcccttgtttttagttttgatatttcatcttttattcttCCTCATAAAAGCTTATGGCTCTTAtttattgttgacatataaACCAGATTGTTCTGcttatttaatcaaaatgacacaataaaaacaataaatcttcCTTGTttcttgttctctttcttttcctaccaacaatattaacacacacacacactatatatatatatatatatatatatatatatatatatatatatatatatatattatgtattgtAAAATGAATACTAAATACTTTGTTATTGCTTAATGGATAATTTAcattaaatagtttatttagtaATTTTATAAAGCAGCAGAGACGACTTTAGTGCTTAATTAAATCTTTTCACaattcattgattttaaatACTCTTATTATTTCcgattttaataaataaaataaaactcctTTGGTCAGTTTAAATCCTTAATAACAACCATTTCACTGCCGTCTGCAGTTGCTTTGAAATAATTTAACCAATTGACATTTCCTGTATTAGTTTTTGATTATTATGTGCTTCATATTCTGGACATCATTGTGAATAAATCAATCTTAATAAATCCTAGCACCAAACAACAAGGCAGCTTCCTTGTAAGTGAAACCCTGGctgaagaaaaaagtatttttttacaataaaataaatactttaatgaTTGTGttattatcaaaattgttgcccATGAATTTAATGTCGATATACTGATCgataaatcaaataattggCGCAGCTTTGATACTTATTTcactgtctttattttctccaaCTCAGTTTTCATTTCATCGGTAACAGGTGGTGAAACAGCGCCCCTTGAGTTCTGGAAAATGGTACTACACCCGGAGACAGCGAGGCGGAACGAGGCGCCAGGTGAAGTTAATCACCTTTGATTAGCGTCAGACGGTCACGTGTCCACTGCTGCTGAGAAACGGGGAACTGATGGACTTTAATGAAGAAGTTTAAAcccttcaaacaaacaaagtggtTTAAATTGACCGACAGGAGGAAGACAGAAGAGCTGCAGCGTCAAAGACGTGAGTCAGTCTGCTCAGACTTCATATCCTCGGTTTCACACTTcagctgtttgttgttcagTCTCCTGCTGACTGTGTGTGATTTAGTTTCTTGTTCTAAAAGGACTCATTATCTTTTCATAAATCACTAgaatactgttgtttttgttggtctCACCCTcctaaataataaatgatcaattaaaGGTTGATTGTTTAGGATTTactggcatctagtggtgagtttGAGTACTGTGAATGTACTGTGAATGTCGCTCCGTAGAGTCagagtttggtttgtccgttctgggctcctgtagaaacatggtggactcTGTGAGGAGGACCAGCTCCGTATGGAGATGTATACATGTGTCATTCTCAGGATTATTTACTTCAGGTGAATATATGGAAAcatacctacctgtctacctgcttattgacatcagcacctttagatttctatggttttaccagagtgcataccactccaccagtccaggatatggtgttaaaggacaaggtccttgtgcttttatctcgcgtaatttttcgtgtgaaaaaataccctttttgaagcctggatagctcagtcggtagagcatcagacttttaatctgagggtccagggttcaagtccctgttcaggcgtaatgtttaatgctggtgagactttactgtttggttggccaccttcattcatggaggtccagagtgtgcttgtgGCCATGGGTGAGTGGTACACCTGTCTCTGTTCCTGCCTGTCTGTGTACTTGtttacctacctgtctacctggcTGTTTACCTACCTACCAATCTATCTAGCTGTCTACCTACATGGcaacctacctgtctacctatcTACCTACCTTTCTACTTGcatgtctacctgtctgtctgtctgtctgtctgtctacctacctgtcttcCTGCTCCTATTCAGGAAGACAGTCTTCCTCCAGCTGTAATCTTAACAGCTGTGAGTTGtgacagcagccatgttggttgTTTACGTTCATAATGATATTTTTGGGGGCGTGTCTTTGGAGGGAGACCTGAAGACCTGTGGGTCATATATCAATATGTGCAGATTTTCTTCTTGATATGAACATAAATCTGTTTGTACTTTAATGTGATGTGATTTGCGTTAGTAcactgattggctcttagttttacacaaaaacaacacgTTTTGTGAAGAATCCTACTATTCtttgtaattgtaatatttaatgtttgatttttggCTATTGGTCGTTGTTGTGCAGTTAAGGTTTAAACTGTTGCCAAATATCTAGTATggttaataatacattttatttatacagcacttATATTGCTTCGCAATGCagatatatttcattatatatatttacaaactATCAGAACATAGTCTGTAAACTACAAGTAGTCTGAAAATTGAATatcaacaggaagtgaataTCCCTGTGACttcctgtatgtttttttgtgaacaacttttttttgaGTTTGTCAAATAAACATTGTTGTGCACAAAGTACCACAGACGGGGATTTATGCGCATACAAgaagcataaaaataaataagaataaataattaaatccaAAAGctaacaagacaaaacaaagaaaaagaaatgtatgttttttaaaggaagcTGCAAACTGTCCAGCTTGACCTCAGTTTTTCTTCTCCGACCCCCGATCTCGTCCACTTTCCAGGCGAGTAGCAGCTCGTCTCAAACGAGTCTGTTGGTCAGCCTTGTGGGAGAAAACGAGAAAAGAAGTAGaaacagaaagcaaagaaagaagtagaggaggagagagagagaaagaggagaagctTAGCAGGACGAGTGTCAATCCAGAGTCTGTGAGAGCTGTCAGTCTgactgagaggaaaacagaacCAACGAGTGTGAGAACGAACGACAGAACTGCTGCATGAATATTCATCAACCGCAGAGAGTTcccagcagagtgtgtgtgtgtgtgtgtgtgtgtgtgtgtgtgtgtgtgtgtgtgtgtgtgtgtgtgtgtgtgtgtgtgtgtgtgtgtgtgtgtgtgtgtgtgtgtgtgctgttacATATTTACCATACCAACAGGGGACCGACGATCCAAAAGGACATTTTGAGGTCCACTCTAAATTGTGCTTTAAATCATTCTAAAATCTTGTTTAAGAACATCTGGTGTATTTTCCTGTTAATTTCAACACACATGGGACTTtcaggtgtgtgagtgttcaAGGTCACACTCAGCACTGCCCCCTGCAGGCTGCAGCAGGGAGTTTAAAGACCCACTAAGACCCTCCTTCATTATGTGAATGTTTTGCAGGCTTTCAGAACATAAAGTGTTTAATCAACAGGCTACAAACTGAAGGAACAAATCtccttaaacatgtttttcatgatgttttttgtgaaaacaaaaatgtagtgGCTGAACTTTAGTGGATGGACCGGAGGTGTTGTACTTGTTGGACCGTGTGAactcagcctccctctttcattccttcaaacaccttctcTAAAAGGTCGGCGttgagatatttgttcatatccaaaaacctgttggtatccaagtccttcatgatgtttaacagtaagagtgtttctccttcttttcttctggacatgcatctctactccagctttacaaactgttggctagttggtttgtgttcaacgcaCGGAGCTGCTGGTAAACAGTTTGTACAGTTACAAACAATGAGGAAAACCAGAATAACATCAAcatatcacacatgttttaatctgaaaatgaacatttcagaataagaactaattcagaatatccaaacgTATTATTATGATGTTTACGTGAACCCTATCACATTTGGAATATTGTCGTATTCGGACTAATGGGGGAATACGAGTGTGCATGTAAACCGAGTCACTGTTGAGCTCCGCTGTGAGGTATATACTACCCggtttaagtttgtttttaggacttttcagttttattgctgcggtttaaaatgaatgaaaaacaacactggAAATCGTCTTTTTTTGCAAGTCCcctgttgacttttttttttaaagaaaataaaggttttttgcactaatattataaaaaagaatgttGTGTCAGTTTTGTTTATTCTAAATGATTAGAAATAGTGATCCAcagttgaagtgtgtgtgtgtgtgtgtgtgtgtgtgtgtgtgtgtgtgtgtgtgtgtgtgtgtgtgtgtgtgtgtgtgtgtgtgtttgtgttttcacagcgCTGCCTCTGCCATGTTTATTCATAAATCATCTCATGTTTATTCATACTGGATTATGTAAACAAGTAAGTAGgcgtattcacacacacacacacacacacacacacacacacacacacacacacacacacacacacacacacacacacacacacacacactggtccttCTGGTGaaccattaaacacacacacatctgtgagtgtttactgtgtgtctgtgtgacccTGGTTTGTAGCCACACTAACAATGTGGGGACTCACCTCTACAATTCAACTGATAATTAATAATTGGTTTCAGATTAATGTCAGTGTGAATAAAGCAAATTCTCTGCTGGCCAATGAAATCCTCAGACTGATTGTTCACTCATTCACTGCTCCTCTGTAACAGTAGTTTACAATGAACATCACTCACAGAAAAGCAGAAAGTGGTGTTGTGATTTGTCACAATAACGAACACATTTAACAACAGATGTTTTTCTGGATTTCCTTACTGTCTATAATCTTTATCTTTTGCGTTTTAACCGTTGATCGGACCAAACAAGCAACATTAATATGTTCGCAttagtgattgacaggtctctaccacggcgatgtccggtctgggagttgtccgtgttttcgtctCATAGttttaaccctttcactgtgtgttttcacttcatcaaagtcaaatgtaatattttggtcACCTGTTGTTTTAGGCTCTGGTTTGTACTTGGCTTCACCTTCTATTGTCAcctctgataaaaaaacaaaaacaaggtgGTGACGACCAagctcaaggcttcaaaacataagtccacaaaccaacctCACAGTGActgcgtccacttcttatgtacgGTCTGTGATGGAGACGGAGATGGAGATGAATATATCTATGCAAGAAACTTTAGGAAAGAAATAGCAAATTCAAATAGTTCAGTTCTTGCTTTAGCTTTAACGGTATTGGATTTGTCAAACAGCTGCTGTGGTTATTGTTGTGCTCTCCGAAGCCTTTTGAAGCAGTTTGTGCAAACTTGTGTGGGCGTCGTTGACCTTCTAGCTCCATCGAAAGTTCATCCTCCTCTGCAGGACGAGCTTGTGATGTTTTCACCCACTGAGACGCACACATCGTTTCTGAAACATCCTCCCACCGCTTCAGCGTCctactacttctacttttaCCATCCCTCCATCTGATTCCATCTTTCTCTCCGTCTATCTGTTGGACTCTTGTCCgttcattctcctcctcctgcagactcGTGAGgctgtttttaatcttttgaagTGGAGATGCATATCCAACAAACAATCAGAGATGAGACTGTAACAGATGGGAActgaaactgaagaaaaaactgaaagtgAGGAAGAAAGTGAGTGAAGATGaaaagaggagctggagaaccTGAGTGTGATGGAACGTCTCGAGTCATAAATTATTCTCCTGGTTAGTGTCCTCGGGAACATTAACAGATTCACTTAGGACTTCATATTCCAGTCAGGCCATC
The sequence above is a segment of the Anoplopoma fimbria isolate UVic2021 breed Golden Eagle Sablefish chromosome 12, Afim_UVic_2022, whole genome shotgun sequence genome. Coding sequences within it:
- the mrgbp gene encoding MRG/MORF4L-binding protein; amino-acid sequence: MGEADVTLSQSDEKPPDSGSAPGEDAVVWSHEVEVCLFHAMIGHKPVGVNRHFHMICIRDKFSQNIGRQVSSSVIWDHLGTMYDMQALHESEILPFPNTEKSFSLPDDIIQEVKEGKLGSEEETKEEFRMEREPPATHEEGSNSSVKMSERTSSGRDKERERDKEKGGSEGGAASGGGGAGGGAGGGGAGGGGGAGGGGGAKEAEKRKRSRAAEKLLSSSNPASPGGAKRRRT